Proteins found in one Paralichthys olivaceus isolate ysfri-2021 chromosome 19, ASM2471397v2, whole genome shotgun sequence genomic segment:
- the cebpz gene encoding CCAAT/enhancer-binding protein zeta yields MARNKQRRKNKVGLKYEGNEEEAGNYGGGGEEEEDGAADGGEERGRKDKGGEDEEFSLEEVLRLGGTQADYVLLATLDDSNELVDGGKKGAIDDLEEGELEKFISKLGFRAFTGQNIIADEPEGEDAGESSQKEPKQAKAKQVSGEEQASSAPRKVNGDQPAGNTQKTKKAKNTQVTAGKKAKQNVNVFEYQQRQVLLIKPGGKWFDLEYTAEGSATTQDPQLVSQYKALAQQLYEAEVALYKNKKNLQKGANSTWMKSVVSTGVLADRMAAMTVLIQDAVVHTLEHVDGLVSMVKKKGSRRMGLMALDTLRELLLSDLLPEHRKLRTFAQHPFDQLEEKASGNRDARDRRLILWYFEHQLKHHVAEFVVALDTVAHDTVAATKSKALATAHELLCSRPEQEKALLIQVVNKLGDPEYKTAAKASYLLETLLHKHPNMKAVVCCEVERLMFRPNISSKAQYYAVCFLSQVMLSHDEAELATKLITIYFSFFRSCIKNKDIESKMLSALLSGVNRAYPYASAGDEKVKEQLDTLFKVVHLVKFNTAVQALMLLFQVMDSQQTVSDRFYVALYRKLLDSGLSSSSRQSMFLNLLYKSLKADIVLRRVKAFVKRLLQVSAEQNASFACGALFLVSEVMKAKPALKILLQEEGDGEEEEFKDLAEEDDDDEEERFVDADKLQEGTSAEKVEPKPTASWVHHQNLEGGKHKQIYDPLHRNPLFCGADHTTLWELQRLTLHFHPSVSLFAKTVLEGGFIMYTGDPLQDFTLIRFLDRFVFRNPKQLKGKQNTDAAALMPRQRLPLHSLPVNCEEFLCKEESQIPVDEVFFHRFFKKRQQEKQVRRPRRDGDNESVDDVDDEEFEKLLDSCEGDSYFTDLAVDDLDFAGNVKSKKGKKGAEVSDSDDSDMDDLDDEEVSLGSMDEEDFGDELEDEGGAFMDPDGDDDDEVPELEDDDAAFDDSDEEMETPPTKKNKRKSSEELDFSASLGSKPGKRRKGKKDTAMFASAEEFGSLLDENAGSKFDNIGLNAMANTDKAGVKQLKWEAQRDDWIHGRDAKTLRKKKTVFNKKKTTFGRARTGGRTFGNKKRKK; encoded by the exons atggcgAGAAACAAACAGcggaggaaaaataaagtggGTTTAAAATATGAAGGGAACGAAGAAGAGGCTGGAAACTAcggcggaggaggagaagaggaggaggatggagcagctgatggaggtgaagagagagggaggaaagacaAAGGAGGAGAAGACGAGGAGTTCAGTCTGGAGGAGGTGCTGAGGCTCGGAGGAACTCAG GCTGACTACGTCCTCCTCGCCACCCTGGACGACTCCAACGAGCTCGTGGATGGAGGCAAAAAAGGAGCAATAGACGACCTGGAGGAGGGCGAGCTGGAGAAGTTCATCTCCAAACTGGGCTTCCGGGCGTTCACCGGACAGAATATCATAGCAGACGAGCCCGAGGGTGAAGACGCGGGAGAATCGAGCCAAAAGGAACCTAAACAGGCCAAAGCCAAACAAGTGTCCGGAGAAGAACAAGCGTCCAGCGCTCCGCGGAAAGTTAACGGTGACCAGCCGGCgggaaacacacagaagacCAAGAAGGCGAAAAACACGCAGGTAACCGCCGGTAAAAAGGCCAAACAGAACGTGAACGTGTTTGAGTATCAGCAGAGGCAGGTTCTGCTGATCAAACCCGGAGGGAAGTGGTTCGACCTGGAATACACCGCCGAGGGTTCCGCCACCACGCAGGATCCACAACTGGTGTCCCAGTACAAGGCGCTCGCCCAGCAGCTGTATGAGGCTGAGGTGGCGCTCTACAAGAACAAGAAGAACCTGCAGAAAGGAGCCAACTCCACCTGGATGAAGAGCGTCGTCTCCACTGGCGTGCTGGCGGACAGGATGGCGGCCATGACGGTTCTGATCCAGGACGCTGTGGTTCACACGCTGGAGCATGTGGACGGCCTGGTGTCCATGGTGAAGAAGAAGGGCAGCCGGCGGATGGGTCTGATGGCTCTGGACACGCTgcgagagctgctgctgtccgACCTGCTGCCGGAGCACAGGAAGCTCCGCACCTTCGCCCAGCACCCGTTCGaccagctggaggagaaggcCAGCGGCAACAGGGATGCTCGCGACCGCCGCCTCATCCTCTGGTACTTCGAGCACCAGCTGAAGCACCACGTGGCCGAGTTCGTGGTGGCTCTGGACACGGTGGCTCATGACACGGTGGCGGCCACCAAGTCGAAGGCGCTGGCCACCGCCCACGAGCTGCTGTGCAGCCGCCCGGAGCAGGAGAAGGCGCTGCTCATCCAGGTCGTCAACAAGCTGGGAGACCCCGAGTACAAGACGGCGGCAAAAGCATCGTACCTTCTGGAgacgctgctgcacaaacacccCAACATGAAAGCGGTGGTGTGCTGCGAGGTGGAGCGGCTCATGTTCCGGCCCAACATCAGCTCGAAGGCGCAGTACTACGCCGTCTGCTTCCTCAGCCAGGTGATGCTGAGCCACGACGAGGCCGAGCTCGCCACCAAACTCATCACCATCTACTTCTCCTTCTTCCGCTCCTGCATCAAGAATAAGGACATCGAGTCGAAGATGCTGAGCGCCCTGCTGTCGGGCGTGAACAGGGCGTATCCGTACGCCAGCGCCGGAGACGAGAAGGTGAAGGAGCAGCTGGACACGCTGTTCAAAGTGGTTCATCTGGTGAAGTTCAACACGGCCGTGCAGGCGCTCATGCTGCTGTTCCAGGTGATGGACTCGCAGCAAACCGTCTCCGACCGCTTCTACGTGGCTCTGTACAG gaAGTTGTTGGACTCGGGGCTGTCGTCGTCCTCCAGACAGAGCATGTTCCTCAACCTGCTGTACAAGTCGCTGAAGGCCGACATCGTGCTGCGGCGGGTCAAAGCCTTCGTGAAGCGTCTGCTGCAGGTCAGCGCCGAGCAGAACGCCAGCTTCGCCTGCGGAGCGCTGTTCCTGGTGTCGGAGGTCATGAAGGCCAAACCGGCTCTGAAGatcctgctgcaggaggaaggg gacggagaggaggaggagtttaaAGACCTCgctgaagaagatgatgatgatgaagaggagcgCTTTGTGGACGCTGACAAACTGCAGGAAGGGACGAGTGCAGAGAAGGTGGAGCCCAAACCAACGGCATCGTGGGTACATCATCAGAACCTGGAAG GAGGGAAACACAAGCAGATCTACGACCCGCTGCACAGAAACCCGTTATTCTGCGGCGCCGACCACACGACTTTATGGGAGCTGCAGAGG ctcactCTGCACTTCCATCCGTCTGTGTCACTGTTTGCAAAAACAGTCCTGGAG GGAGGATTCATCATGTACACCGGTGACCCTCTGCAGGATTTCACCCTCATCCGCTTCCTGGACCGATTCGTCTTCAGAAACCCCAAACAGCTGAAGGGAAAAC aaaacacagatgctGCAGCGCTGATGCCCAGACAGAGGTTACCTCTCCACTCTCTTCCAG TGAACTGTGAAGAGTTTCTGTGCAAAGAAGAAAGTCAGATCCCTGTGGACGAAGTCTTCTTCCATCG CTTCTTCAAGAAACGTCAGCAGGAGAAGCAGGTTCGTCGTCCCCGTCGGGACGGAGACAACGAGAGCGTGGACGACGTGGACGATGAAGAGTTTGAGAAATTACTCG ATTCCTGTGAGGGAGACTCGTACTTCACCGACCTGGCAGTTGATGATCTCGACTTTGCAGG TAACGTGAAGagtaaaaaaggaaagaaaggagcTGAGGTCTCTGACTCGGACGACTCGGACATGGACGACCTGGACGATGAGGAGGTGTCTCTGGGCAGTATGGACGAGGAAGACTTCGGAGACGAGCTGGAGGACGAAGGGGGGGCGTTCATGGATCCTGACGGAGACGACGACGATGAAG TTCCAGAGTTGGAGGACGACGATGCTGCATTCGATG attCAGACGAAGAGATGGAGACTCCTCCCACCAAGAAGAATAAGAGGAAATCCTCCGAGGAGCTCGACTTCTCTGCATCTTTAG GCTCTAAAccggggaagaggaggaaaggaaagaaagacacGGCCATGTTTGCTTCTGCTGAAGAG TTCGGTTCCCTGCTGGACGAGAACGCTGGCTCCAAGTTTGACAACATCGGGCTGAACGCCATGGCCAACACGGACAAAGCAG GTGTGAAGCAGTTGAAGTGGGAGGCTCAGCGCGACGACTGGATCCACGGACGTGACGCCAAGACGCTTCGTAAGAAGAAGACCGTGTTCAACAAGAAGAAGACGACGTTCGGCCGAGCCAGGACGGGAGGCAGGACGTTCGGgaacaagaagaggaagaagtaa
- the ndufaf7 gene encoding protein arginine methyltransferase NDUFAF7, mitochondrial codes for MKMRSLVVLKTQQLISRVSSSSAAVRWRAAQTRLLCSSSPDEAKRRPSMLRHLTSKLKATGPISVAEYMKEVLTNPVTGYYVRNNMLGPDGDFITSPEISQIFGELLGVWILSEWMGAGRPKQLQLVELGPGKGSLASDVLRVFSQLQSVLCESSVSLHLVEVSPVLSRLQAQTLTRDSSREADAEDELVYRRGETAAGLPVSWYRRLDDVPTGFSIFIAHEFFDALPIHKFQRTDKGWREVMVDIDPEKNDQLRFVVTPSPTLASSTLVHDDERREHLEVCAEGGVIVQQLARRIVEDGGAALIADYGHDGTKTDTFRGFKGHQLHDVLASPGSADLTADVDFSYLRRMAGGGVACLGPVTQRTFLKNMGIDTRMQVLLRNCSDPSTRKQLISSYDMLTNPAKMGERFHFFSLLHHSRLAKPKRATGMKLEKTSPAPLPVAGFTELSFS; via the exons ATGAAAATGAGAAGTTTAGTTGTTTTAAAAACTCAGCAGCTGATCAGCAGAGTCTCCAGTTCATCAGCAGCAG tgCGATGGCGAGCGGCTCAGACCAgactcctctgcagctcctcaccGGATGAAGCAAAGCGCCGGCCATCCATGCTTCGACACCTGACCTCCAAATTAAAGGCCACAGGTCCGATTTCGGTGGCCGAGTACATGAAGGAGGTTCTCACCAACCCTGTGACG ggTTATTATGTGAGGAACAACATGCTCGGACCAGACGGAGATTTTATCACATCACCTGAAATCAGTCAGATCTTTGGAGAG ctgctcgGCGTCTGGATCCTCAGCGAGTGGATGGGAGCCGGTCGACCCAAACAGCTGCAGCTGGTCGAGCTCGGACCTGGAAAAGGATCGTTGGCCAGCGACGTCCTCCGA GTGTTCAGTCAGTTGCAGTCAGTTCTGTGTGAATCCTCGGTGTCTCTCCACCTGGTCGAGGTGAGTCCAGTTCTGAGTCGGCTGCAGGCCCAGACTCTGACCAGGGACAGCAGCCGGGAGGCGGACGCAGAGGACGAGCTGGTTTACCGCCGCGGGGAAACTGCAGCCGGCCTCCCGGTGTCCTGGTACCGCCGCTTAGACGACGTCCCCACAG GTTTCAGCATCTTTATCGCTCACGAGTTCTTCGACGCTCTGCCCATCCACAAGTTTCAG AGGACGGACAAAGGCTGGAGGGAGGTTATGGTGGACATCGACCCGGAGAAGAACGATCAGCTGAGGTTCGTGGTGACTCCGTCTCCCACCCTGGCCTCGTCCACACTCGTGCAC gacgATGAAAGGCGGGAACACTTGGAGGTGTGCGCAGAGGGCGGGGTCATCGTCCAGCAGCTGGCCCGGAGGATCGTAGAGGACGGCGGGGCGGCGCTGATCGCCGACTACGGCCACGACGGAACCAAGACGGACACGTTCAGA GGTTTTAAAGGTCACCAGCTCCACGACGTCCTGGCCTCCCCCGGCTCGGCCGACCTCACTGCCGACGTCGACTTCAGCTACCTGCGGAGGATGGCTGGAGGGGGCGTGGCCTGTTTGGGACCTGTCACTCAGAGGACGTTCCTGAAGAACATGGGCATCGACACACGAATGCAG GTTCTGCTGAGGAACTGCAGTGACCCGTCCACCAGGAAGCAGCTGATCAGCAGCTACGACATGCTGACCAACCCCGCCAAGATGGGCGAGCGCTTCCACTTCTTCAGCCTGCTGCACCACAGCCGCCTCGCCAAACCCAAGAGAGCGACGGGGATGAAGCTGGAGAAGACGAGCCCGGCGCCGCTGCCCGTGGCCGGATTCACTGAGCTCAGCTTCTCCTAG
- the LOC109644316 gene encoding protein CEBPZOS, protein MAPPPRASRLLKALVAVELLGLCGAYGLFHMMNNSRDFRNTVNRRFPSILEVYYQSNEWAGVNGIRERDHEAWSTKQD, encoded by the exons ATGGCCCCTCCCCCTCGGGCCAGCAGGCTGCTGAAGGCCCTGGTGGCAGTGGAGCTGCTGGGACTCTGTGGAGCTTATGGTTTGTTTCACATGATGAACAACAGCAGAG ATTTCAGAAACACCGTGAACAGAAGGTTTCCATCGATTCTAGAAG tGTACTACCAGTCCAACGAGTGGGCGGGGGTGAACGGGATCCGAGAGAGAGACCACGAAGCCTGGTCGACCAAGCAGGACTGA